A genome region from Glutamicibacter arilaitensis Re117 includes the following:
- a CDS encoding glycine betaine ABC transporter substrate-binding protein produces MNRTIMKFGALAATAALGLTACSSSDAGGEGDAQASKEVTIAVFNGWDEGIATSELWKAVLEDKGYDVNLEYSDVAPLFSGLASGDYDLTTDVWLPVTHKDYLDKFGTDIEDLGAWNDESKLTVAVNKDAPIDSLEDLAANADKFNNKIVGIEAGAGLTRTMEESVIPDYGLEDMDFVTSSTSAMLTELKTATDAGENIVVTLWEPHWAYSSFPVKNLEDPKGSLGNTESIHNYSRAGFAKDFPEVADWMGGFKLSLDELYTLEKLLFVDNDTDDYEPLVRQWMEEHADIVERMTAS; encoded by the coding sequence ATGAATCGCACCATTATGAAGTTTGGCGCACTGGCCGCCACTGCGGCATTGGGACTTACCGCGTGCTCCAGCAGCGATGCCGGAGGCGAAGGCGACGCACAAGCGTCGAAGGAAGTAACCATCGCGGTCTTCAACGGCTGGGATGAGGGCATTGCCACCAGCGAACTGTGGAAGGCCGTACTGGAGGACAAAGGTTACGACGTCAACCTGGAATACTCCGACGTTGCCCCACTGTTCTCCGGACTGGCCTCGGGCGATTACGACCTGACCACCGACGTGTGGCTGCCGGTCACCCACAAGGACTACCTGGACAAGTTCGGGACCGATATCGAGGACCTGGGCGCCTGGAATGACGAATCCAAGCTGACCGTTGCCGTCAACAAAGACGCCCCGATCGATTCCCTGGAAGATCTGGCCGCCAACGCCGACAAGTTCAACAACAAAATCGTGGGCATCGAGGCAGGCGCTGGCCTGACTCGCACCATGGAGGAGTCGGTGATCCCTGATTACGGATTGGAGGACATGGACTTCGTCACCAGCTCCACCTCGGCCATGCTCACCGAGCTGAAAACCGCCACCGATGCCGGCGAGAACATCGTTGTGACCTTGTGGGAACCACACTGGGCCTACTCCTCGTTCCCGGTGAAAAACCTGGAAGATCCAAAGGGATCTTTGGGCAACACCGAGAGCATCCACAACTACTCCCGTGCCGGCTTCGCCAAGGATTTCCCTGAGGTTGCCGATTGGATGGGCGGCTTCAAGTTGAGCCTGGACGAGCTATACACCCTTGAGAAGCTCTTGTTCGTAGACAACGACACTGATGACTACGAGCCGCTGGTGCGCCAGTGGATGGAAGAGCACGCCGACATCGTCGAGCGCATGACCGCTTCCTAG